The Candidatus Caldatribacterium sp. genome includes the window TCGCCTCAGAGGCAGGGATCAAAGCAGCTCAGTTCCTCTTCGACCTGATATACACCCACAAGGTGACTCCCGAGTGGTCTATGAGTGGAACTTACGACGACGTTATTCTCTTGAGTTTCTTGGGAGAGAAACTTGCCCAAGCAGAAGGTTATGGGAGCTACTGGATTGGTCCTTTAGAGGAGAAGGGCTGGATCAAAGGACTGTTCCCACCCACTCCGGAAGGCCAGGCTCTGATTGCTGATGTATACCCCACCCCGACCAAGTACAAAGCCCAGTTTACCAATGCCTGGAACATATCCATCCACGCCCTGAGTGAGCACCCAGACGAATCTTTCAAATTCATCGAGTACATGATCCAGCCAGAGCTTCTGTACGAATACCCTGACGCAGGACTCCCCGTGCGCCTCAGTCTCTGGGATAGGCCTGAGTTCAAAACTCCCTTCTACCAGAAATGGCAAATTGCCGCTCGAAATGGCCGTCCCATGCCTCCCACCGCACATTACGGAGACTTAGCTGACACCGTCGCTGCCTGTCTCCAGGAAATTTTTGCTGCCAAGGCTCCCATTCCCGAAACCCTGAAGAAGTTTGAAGACGAGTACAACAGCAAATTTGCCGGCGAGTGAAAAGAGAACCAGTTAAGGGCGGAAAGCAAAACAACCAGTATGTAGCCCGGAAAAGGAGAAAAAGGTACGTCAGCTCCTATCGCTTGAGTCATGAATCCGAGCTGGCGTACCTTTTTCTTGCTCCGAGTGTTTTCCTAATGCTTCTTTTCCTGATATTCCCCCTTTTCTCCGGCGTTATCATGAGCCTCCAAGAAACCACTTTTGCGGGGGACGTGACTTTCGTGGGTCTGAAGAACTTCCGACTCCTCTTCAGGGAAGCAAGGTTCCTGAACAACCTGAAACTGTCCCTAATATACGTTCTTGGCAATCTGTCCTTCTCCATTCCTTTAGCGTACATTGCGTCCTTGATCATCACCAGCCAGGACATGAGAGGACTTCCCATCCTCAGGGGTGTTTTTCTCTTGCCTTTCATTACGGCTCCAGTTGTGAGCTCGGTTATCTTTCTTTCCCTTACCGATGCTTCAAACGGCCCAATCACGCTTCTTATTGAAAAACTCACAGGAGAACGGCCGGTAATCCTTGCTACCCCTTCCTTAGCCATGTGGACAATCATATTCCACAGCTTCTGGCGATCATTCCCATTTATCATGCTCTTTTTAGCCGCGGGAATGACCGCTATTCCAAACGAACTCTACGAAGCAGCAAAGGTGGACGGAGCAACCCCTTGGCACCTTTTCCGATTCATCACCTTTCCTCTC containing:
- a CDS encoding sugar ABC transporter permease — translated: MLLFLIFPLFSGVIMSLQETTFAGDVTFVGLKNFRLLFREARFLNNLKLSLIYVLGNLSFSIPLAYIASLIITSQDMRGLPILRGVFLLPFITAPVVSSVIFLSLTDASNGPITLLIEKLTGERPVILATPSLAMWTIIFHSFWRSFPFIMLFLAAGMTAIPNELYEAAKVDGATPWHLFRFITFPLTRIHLALSMLIITMWTVQDAETVFALTRGGPGYSTEVLAVRLFKDSFINFNLNLGATVGVILLGISLLFMVAYLRLMRER